The Glycine soja cultivar W05 chromosome 3, ASM419377v2, whole genome shotgun sequence genome window below encodes:
- the LOC114407775 gene encoding F-box/kelch-repeat protein At3g61590-like: protein MAGETSWISHYDDRQRETGAFDSFLELSEEGEKEATAVSLDVLPDDLLERILAYLPIASIFRAGCVSKRWHEIVNSERFVWNLSHVLPQKPWYFMFTSSDEPGGHAFDPLLRKWYSIELPCIGTSNWFIASSYGMVCFMDNDSRSELCICNPITKTYRKLEEPPGLKFSDYSALAISVNRESHRYTVAIVKSKQVPDNYVQWDISIHLYNSENAIWVTSLTEVLMGWRGGNESVICNEMLYFLVYSTGGGQSENRHALVAYNMSNHSSQGSLTRNFIPVPCSLTCGRLMNLKEKLVMVGGIGKPDRPDIIKGIGIWLLNDKKWEEIARMPHKFFQGFGELDDVFASSGADDLIYIQSYGAPALLIFDVNHKQWKWSQKCPVSKRFPLQLFTGFCFEPRLEIAP, encoded by the coding sequence ATGGCAGGAGAAACATCTTGGATCAGCCACTATGATGACAGACAAAGGGAGACTGGGgcgtttgattcatttttagAACTTAGTGAGGAAGGTGAAAAAGAAGCAACTGCTGTTTCTTTGGATGTTTTGCCGGATGACTTGTTGGAGCGAATTCTAGCCTATCTCCCCATTGCAAGCATTTTTAGAGCTGGCTGTGTGTCTAAGAGGTGGCATGAAATTGTTAACTCAGAGAGGTTTGTATGGAACCTTTCACATGTTCTACCGCAGAAACCTTGGTACTTTATGTTTACAAGCTCTGATGAACCAGGAGGTCATGCTTTTGATCCCCTCCTTCGGAAATGGTATAGCATTGAACTTCCATGCATTGGAACTTCTAATTGGTTCATTGCTTCATCATATGGCATGGTCTGCTTCATGGACAATGACAGCAGAAGTGAATTATGCATCTGCAACCCAATTACCAAAACCTACAGGAAGCTTGAGGAGCCTCCAGGTTTGAAATTTTCTGATTACAGTGCATTAGCAATCTCAGTGAACAGGGAATCTCACCGTTATACTGTGGCAATTGTAAAATCTAAACAAGTCCCCGACAACTATGTCCAGTGGGATATCTCAATTCATCTATACAATTCAGAAAATGCAATCTGGGTGACGTCTTTAACAGAAGTTTTGATGGGGTGGAGAGGTGGTAATGAGAGTGTGATATGCAATGAGATGCTGTACTTTTTAGTTTATTCAACTGGGGGTGGTCAATCAGAAAACCGTCATGCCCTAGTTGCGTATAACATGTCCAATCATTCATCCCAAGGTAGTTTAACAAGGAACTTCATTCCGGTACCTTGTTCTCTAACATGTGGCCGTTTGATGAATCTGAAGGAGAAGCTTGTAATGGTGGGAGGAATTGGTAAACCAGATCGACCTGACATAATAAAAGGAATTGGTATCTGGCTTCTAAATGATAAGAAGTGGGAAGAGATTGCTCGAATGCCCCACAAATTCTTCCAAGGCTTTGGAGAGTTAGATGATGTGTTTGCTAGCAGCGGTGCAGATGATCTGATATATATTCAGAGTTATGGAGCTCCGGCGCTTCTCATATTTGACGTGAACCATAAACAATGGAAATGGTCGCAGAAGTGCCCTGTGTCAAAAAGATTCCCGCTGCAGCTTTTTACTGGCTTTTGCTTTGAGCCTAGACTTGAAATTGCTCCATAG